One genomic window of Anas acuta chromosome 14, bAnaAcu1.1, whole genome shotgun sequence includes the following:
- the LOC137864540 gene encoding protocadherin alpha-2-like: MEKRKREKKRKVVCMQKKACKQEASRKASKRRSNGGEAKEEREGKGSKQGLEASQCAGSCLGLCWGGCRRRVRGVSREWRGCPVPRGGVGVAVVLSAAGASEASEHTVSLQAQERRGSGGRAAPPRGGGKGGCARGGSGAGRAGERRRRRWEPCGARAAAAAMVVCVRAVVRVLVLQAAWALGGGQVRYSVPEEAKGGTVVGRLAQDLGLEAGEAEARRLRLVAQGRRASVEVSGASGALVVSSRLDREELCGKSAPCALRLEVLLERPLRVFHVEVEVTDINDNAPLFPAAMVNLSLPENSPPGSRFPLEGASDADIGANAQLSYTLSPSEHFALDVKSSDENMKSLFLVLTKGLDRESMPEHRLVLTATDGGRPALTGTVELVVSVLDANDNEPQFNQSVYKVRLLENATEGTLVAQVRATDPDEGINHEFSFSIVSLVPATKRDVFSIDAQTGEIRLRGPLDFEEVRLYELQIAARDMGVPPLSGHCSVMLEVLDVNDNAPEVWVTSLSVPVPEDASVGTVVALLSVSDRDSGANGRVRCAVWPPAPFGLVATFAGSYSLVLREALDRERVSEYEVEVRAEDGGAPPLRASRGLRVPVSDVNDNAPAFAQAVYTVLARENNAAGAELARLWARDPDEAGNGRVSYSVAEGGAGAGAGSGAGSGSGWRPASSYVSVDAESGRLWALRPLDYEELQVLQFEVRAVDAGEPPLCGNATVQLFVVDENDNAPALLPPAGGGPGPWAAGEASASASAPGSLWAWAAWGAPAGQVVAKIRAVDADSGYNAWLRYELWEPRGKGPFRVGLYSGEVSTARALEEADGPRQRLLIVVRDHGEPSRSATATLSVSLVEGAEAALSAAAAGASSSGAGVRPAAGAEGGAAAAAAATNVWLVVAICAVSSLFLLAVVLYGASRWAPRAAVLAGPGPATLVCASEVGSWSYSQRQSRSLCVADGAGKSDLMVFSPNCPPPPGPAAENASAEKGPSLSPYSSGTVGCPLFFYFFSLPVLLFCFPMIFHGTLVIETMCLWK; encoded by the coding sequence atggaaaaaaggaaaagggagaaaaaaaggaaagtagtATGCATGCAGAAGAAAGCATGCAAACAAGAAGCAAgcaggaaagcaagcaagagGAGAAGCAATGGAGGAGAAgcaaaggaggagagagaggggaaaggaagcAAGCAAGGGCTGGAAGCCAGTCAGTGTGCGGGGAGCTGTCTcgggctgtgctggggtgggTGTCGGCGCCGTGTCCGTGGTGTGTCCCGCGAGTGGCGGGGGTGTCCTGTCCCGCGCGGCGGTGTCGGTGTCGCTGTCGTGCTGTCGGCGGCGGGCGCGAGTGAGGCGTCGGAGCACACGGTGTCGCTGCAGGCTCAGGAACGGCGCGGGAGCGGCGGGAGGGCGGCTCCGCCCCGGGGCGGCGGGAAGGGCGGCTGTGCGCGCGGGgggagcggcgcggggcgggcaggagagcggcggcggcggcgttgGGAGCCGTGCggggcgcgggcggcggcggcggccatgGTGGTGTGCGTGCGGGCCGTGGTgcgggtgctggtgctgcaggcgGCCTGGGCGCTGGGCGGCGGGCAGGTGCGCTACTCGGTGCCGGAGGAAGCCAAGGGCGGCACGGTGGTGGGGCGGCTGGCGCAGGACCTGGGCCTGGAGGCGGGCGAGGCGGAGGCGCGGCGGCTGCGGCTGGTGGCGCAGGGCCGGCGGGCGAGCGTGGAGGTGAGCGGGGCGAGCGGGGCGCTGGTGGTGAGCTCGCGGCTGGACCGGGAGGAGCTGTGCGGGAAGAGCGCGCCCTGCGCCCTGcgcctggaggtgctgctggagcgGCCGCTGCGCGTCTTCCACGTGGAGGTGGAGGTCACCGACATCAACGACAATGCGCCGCTTTTCCCCGCCGCCATGGTAAACCTCAGTTTACCGGAAAACTCGCCTCCCGGTTCCCGCTTCCCGCTGGAGGGCGCGTCGGATGCGGATATCGGAGCCAACGCGCAGCTCTCCTATACCCTCAGCCCCAGCGAGCACTTCGCTCTGGACGTGAAATCTTCAGATGAAAATATGAAGTCGCTGTTCCTGGTGCTGACGAAAGGTCTGGACCGCGAATCGATGCCCGAGCACCGTCTGGTGCTGACGGCGACTGATGGGGGCCGGCCGGCACTGACGGGCACGGTGGAGCTGGTGGTGTCGGTGCTGGATGCGAACGACAACGAGCCCCAGTTCAACCAGTCAGTGTATAAAGTGCGGCTGCTGGAGAACGCGACAGAGGGAACGTTGGTGGCTCAAGTGCGAGCCACCGACCCGGACGAGGGAATTAATCACgaattttctttcagcatcGTCAGTTTAGTTCCTGCTACCAAGAGAGATGTCTTTAGCATTGATGCACAAACGGGGGAGATCCGTCTGCGAGGACCTTTGGACTTTGAAGAAGTGCGGTTATATGAGTTGCAAATCGCGGCGAGAGACATGGGAGTTCCGCCTTTATCAGGGCACTGCAGCGTGATGCTAGAGGTGCTGGACGTGAACGACAACGCGCCCGAGGTGTGGGTGACGTCGCTGTCGGTGCCGGTGCCCGAGGACGCGTCGGTGGGGACGGTGGTGGCGCTGCTGAGCGTGTCGGACCGGGACTCGGGGGCGAACGGGCGGGTGCGCTGCGCGGTGTGGCCGCCGGCGCCGTTCGGGCTGGTGGCGACGTTCGCGGGCTCGTACTCGCTGGTGCTGCGGGAGGCGCTGGACCGGGAGCGGGTGTCGGAGTACGAGGTGGAGGTGCGGGCGGAGGACGGCGGGGCGCCGCCGCTGCGCGCCAGCCGCGGGCTGCGGGTGCCGGTGTCGGACGTGAACGACAACGCGCCGGCGTTCGCGCAGGCCGTGTACACGGTGCTGGCGCGGGAGAACAACGCGGCGGGCGCGGAGCTGGCGCGGCTGTGGGCGCGGGACCCGGACGAGGCGGGCAACGGGCGCGTGAGCTACTCGGTGGCGGAGGGCGGCGCGGGCGCGGGCGCGGGGTCGGGCGcggggtcggggtcggggtGGCGTCCGGCGTCGAGCTACGTGTCGGTGGACGCGGAGAGCGGGCGTCTGTGGGCGCTGCGGCCCCTGGACTacgaggagctgcaggtgctgcagttCGAGGTGCGTGCGGTGGACGCGGGCGAGCCGCCGCTGTGCGGCAACGCCACGGTGCAGCTGTTCGTGGTGGACGAGAACGACAACGCGCCGGCGCTGCTCCCGCCTGCCGGCGGCGGGCCGGGGCCCTGGGCTGCGGGCGAGGCGTCGGCGTCGGCGTCGGCGCCGGGGTCGCTGTGGGCGTGGGCGGCGTGGGGGGCGCCGGCGGGGCAGGTGGTGGCGAAGATCCGCGCGGTGGACGCGGACTCGGGCTACAACGCGTGGCTGCGCTACGAGCTGTGGGAGCCGCGGGGCAAGGGCCCGTTCCGCGTGGGGCTGTACAGCGGCGAGGTGAGCACGGCGCGGGCGCTGGAGGAGGCGGACGGCCCGCGGCAGAGGCTGCTGATCGTGGTGCGGGACCACGGGGAGCCGTCGCGCTCGGCCACGGCCACGCTGAGCGTGTCGCTGGTGGAGGGCGCCGAGGCGGCGCtgtcggcggcggcggcgggggcgtcGTCGTCGGGGGCGGGTGTgcggccggcggcgggcgcggagggcggcgcggcggcggcggcggcggcgacgAACGTGTGGCTGGTGGTGGCCATCTGCGCGGTGTCGAGCCTGTTCCTGCTGGCGGTGGTGCTGTACGGGGCGTCGCGCTGGGCGCCGCGGGCGGCCGTGCTGGCGGGGCCCGGGCCGGCGACGCTGGTGTGCGCCAGCGAGGTGGGCAGCTGGTCGTACTCGCAGCGCCAGAGCCGGAGCCTGTGCGTGGCGGACGGCGCGGGCAAGAGCGACCTGATGGTTTTCAGCCCCAactgcccgccgccgcccggccccgcggcagAAAACGCTTCTGCCGAGAAGGGACCTTCGCTCTCCCCGTACTCTTCGGGCACGGTAGGTTGccccttgtttttttattttttttctttaccagttcttctgttttgttttcctatgaTATTTCACGGCACGTTGGTCATTGAAACGATGTGCTTATGGAAGTAA